A window of Pseudomonas monteilii contains these coding sequences:
- a CDS encoding methionine ABC transporter substrate-binding protein, whose translation MKNTLLLTALAAALSLSSLAQAAEKLIVAATPVPHAEILELVKPTLAKEGVDLEIKVFTDYVQPNVQVDQKRLDANYFQTLPYLKSFNEGKGTHLETVVGVHVEPFGGYSKKVKSLDELKDGATVAIPNEGSNSGRALILLQKAGLITLKDPKNALATPKDIAENPKKLKFRELESAMLPRVLDQVDLDMINTNYALEAGLNPAKDALVIEGSDSPYVNFLVARPDNKDSDAMQKLAKALTSPEVKAFIEKKYQGAVLPAF comes from the coding sequence ATGAAAAACACCCTGCTGTTGACCGCCCTCGCTGCCGCGCTGTCCCTGAGCTCCCTGGCCCAGGCCGCCGAGAAGCTGATCGTGGCCGCCACCCCCGTGCCGCACGCCGAGATCCTCGAACTGGTCAAGCCGACCCTGGCCAAGGAAGGCGTGGACCTGGAGATCAAAGTCTTCACCGACTACGTCCAGCCCAACGTGCAGGTCGACCAGAAGCGTCTGGATGCCAACTACTTCCAGACCCTGCCGTACCTCAAGAGCTTCAACGAAGGCAAGGGCACCCACCTGGAAACCGTGGTCGGCGTGCACGTCGAACCCTTCGGCGGCTACTCCAAGAAGGTCAAGAGCCTGGACGAGCTGAAGGATGGCGCGACCGTGGCCATTCCCAACGAAGGCAGCAACAGTGGCCGTGCGTTGATTCTGCTGCAGAAGGCCGGGCTGATCACCCTGAAGGACCCGAAGAACGCCCTGGCCACGCCCAAGGACATCGCCGAGAACCCTAAAAAGCTGAAATTCCGCGAACTGGAATCGGCCATGCTGCCGCGTGTGCTGGATCAGGTCGACCTGGACATGATCAACACCAACTACGCCCTCGAAGCCGGCCTGAACCCGGCCAAGGACGCCCTGGTGATCGAAGGCAGCGACTCGCCTTACGTGAACTTCCTGGTCGCCCGTCCTGACAACAAGGACAGCGACGCCATGCAGAAACTGGCCAAGGCGCTGACCAGCCCGGAAGTGAAGGCGTTCATCGAGAAGAAATACCAGGGCGCGGTGTTGCCAGCGTTCTGA
- a CDS encoding biopolymer transporter ExbD, translating into MAFSTQDSDEVLSEINVTPLVDVMLVLLVVFIVTAPLLTNAIPINLPKTEAVAPVEQKEPLVVSIDGSGQLFINKDQIEPDALEATLKTAKGKDAEVRVQLQADDGVNYGEVARAMAAIERAGITKLAVITAR; encoded by the coding sequence ATGGCCTTTTCGACCCAGGACAGCGATGAAGTCCTCAGCGAGATCAACGTCACGCCCTTGGTGGACGTCATGCTGGTGCTGCTGGTGGTGTTTATCGTCACCGCGCCGCTGCTGACCAACGCCATCCCGATCAACCTGCCCAAGACCGAGGCCGTGGCGCCGGTCGAACAGAAGGAGCCGCTGGTCGTGAGCATCGATGGCAGCGGCCAGCTGTTCATCAACAAGGACCAGATCGAACCTGACGCGCTCGAAGCGACGCTCAAGACGGCCAAGGGCAAGGACGCCGAAGTGCGCGTGCAGCTGCAGGCCGACGATGGCGTCAACTATGGCGAGGTGGCCCGGGCGATGGCGGCCATCGAACGCGCCGGGATCACCAAGTTGGCGGTGATCACTGCACGGTAA
- a CDS encoding ABC transporter encodes MSPLLIDVRLKADAAPPTFMENLFPLTFTHRITVITGENGSGKSTLLEALAIKLGCNAEGGGRNFRFQTEATHSELFEHVTLSKGYRKEKDLFFYRAETFYNLNTEVRRLDEAPSFDAKISTYYGGKDLHAQSHGEAMEALYTYRFKPNGLYLLDEPEASLSPTRQLAFILRIVELAGQGAQFIIATHSPLLMFIPGCQVLAIDNGSIGPIDAEASVAVGVYKAVINSKGDYVRRLVDEEEA; translated from the coding sequence ATGAGCCCCCTCCTGATCGACGTACGCCTCAAAGCCGACGCTGCACCTCCAACCTTCATGGAAAACCTGTTCCCGCTGACCTTTACCCATCGCATTACCGTCATCACCGGAGAAAACGGAAGTGGCAAGTCCACGTTGCTCGAGGCCCTCGCGATCAAGCTGGGCTGCAATGCCGAGGGTGGGGGTCGGAACTTTCGTTTCCAAACCGAGGCCACGCACTCCGAGCTGTTCGAGCACGTTACGTTATCGAAGGGTTACCGTAAGGAAAAAGACCTGTTCTTTTACCGTGCCGAGACGTTCTACAACCTCAACACCGAGGTGCGCCGGCTTGATGAAGCGCCGAGTTTCGATGCGAAGATTTCCACGTACTACGGCGGCAAGGATCTGCACGCGCAATCCCACGGCGAAGCCATGGAGGCGTTGTATACCTATCGCTTCAAACCCAACGGCCTGTACCTGCTCGACGAGCCGGAAGCGTCGTTGTCCCCCACGCGTCAGTTGGCGTTCATCCTGCGTATCGTCGAACTCGCCGGGCAAGGTGCCCAGTTCATCATCGCGACGCATTCACCGCTGCTGATGTTCATCCCCGGCTGCCAAGTGCTCGCCATCGACAACGGTAGCATCGGCCCGATCGACGCCGAGGCCTCGGTGGCCGTAGGGGTCTACAAAGCCGTGATCAATTCGAAAGGAGACTACGTCAGGCGATTGGTCGACGAGGAAGAGGCATGA
- a CDS encoding biopolymer transporter ExbB — protein sequence MSVLASPLASVESAVIWLLIVFSIATWALALIKVVQFARLKNQDKRFHTQFWAASSLDAAAEPSHELPGPAARVAQSGYAAIAVGEPAHASDLSQAINHQDRLERALRQQIVRERRSLETGLAVVASIGSTSPFIGLFGTVWGIMEALKGISAAGSASLETVAGPIGAALVATGVGIAVAVPAVLVYNYFLRRLKLTAADLDDFAHDFYSLAQKSAFRVLVHPAVHRAQAGFTQPVKEAS from the coding sequence ATGAGTGTACTGGCATCCCCCCTCGCATCTGTCGAAAGCGCCGTCATCTGGCTGCTGATCGTCTTTTCCATTGCGACCTGGGCACTGGCCCTGATCAAGGTCGTGCAGTTCGCCCGCCTGAAGAACCAGGACAAGCGCTTCCACACGCAGTTCTGGGCCGCGTCCAGCCTCGACGCCGCCGCCGAGCCGAGCCATGAGTTGCCGGGGCCTGCCGCACGCGTGGCGCAGTCCGGCTATGCCGCCATTGCCGTCGGCGAGCCTGCCCACGCCAGTGACCTGAGCCAGGCCATCAACCATCAGGACCGTCTGGAGCGCGCGCTGCGCCAGCAGATCGTCCGCGAACGACGCTCGTTGGAAACCGGTCTGGCCGTGGTCGCCAGTATCGGCAGTACCTCGCCGTTCATCGGCCTGTTCGGCACGGTCTGGGGCATCATGGAGGCGCTCAAGGGCATCAGCGCGGCCGGCTCGGCAAGCCTTGAAACCGTCGCCGGCCCGATCGGTGCGGCACTGGTGGCCACCGGGGTCGGGATCGCGGTCGCCGTCCCGGCCGTGCTGGTCTACAACTACTTCCTGCGCCGCCTCAAGCTGACCGCCGCCGACCTCGACGACTTCGCCCATGACTTCTACAGCCTGGCCCAGAAAAGTGCGTTCCGCGTGCTGGTCCACCCTGCCGTGCACCGTGCCCAGGCAGGCTTCACCCAACCGGTGAAGGAGGCGTCCTGA
- a CDS encoding Fis family transcriptional regulator — translation MSVHPVFGQPLLTFPELDKSPLSIRAKALVFVDPRSRALRERLEQVARLPLPVLIRGETGTGKELLARQVHRASDRAGLFVSVNCAAISPTYADAELFGYTAGAQGGTASSRAGWFGSANGGTLYLDEIADLPLTIQAKLLAALEHREVTRVGAAHPLPVDVRLVAASSIDLSKAVAAGRFNERLYQSLHEGELELPALRERVGDILPLADYFVGIYSARLGRPLPLIGEAAQLALEAHTWPGNTRELENVIHFALLVGQGDEVLPEHLGLPDTAPLASLETVLEQLTQVREPSTVEGVRRVLEAALARLPGQ, via the coding sequence ATGAGTGTGCACCCTGTTTTCGGCCAGCCTCTGCTGACCTTCCCCGAGCTGGACAAGAGCCCGCTGAGCATTCGCGCCAAGGCCCTGGTGTTCGTCGATCCGCGCTCCCGTGCGTTGCGTGAGCGACTCGAGCAGGTGGCGCGCTTGCCGCTACCCGTGCTGATTCGCGGCGAGACCGGCACCGGCAAGGAGCTGCTGGCCCGGCAGGTCCATCGCGCCAGCGACCGAGCCGGGCTGTTCGTCTCGGTCAATTGCGCGGCCATCAGCCCGACCTATGCCGATGCCGAACTGTTCGGCTACACCGCCGGCGCCCAGGGCGGTACGGCCAGCAGCCGCGCAGGCTGGTTCGGCTCGGCCAACGGCGGCACCTTATACCTGGACGAGATCGCCGACCTGCCGCTGACGATCCAGGCCAAACTGTTGGCCGCGCTGGAACACCGGGAAGTCACGCGTGTGGGCGCTGCCCATCCGTTGCCGGTCGACGTTCGCCTGGTGGCCGCCTCCAGCATCGACCTGTCCAAGGCGGTTGCGGCAGGTCGATTCAATGAACGGTTGTACCAGTCCCTGCACGAGGGCGAACTCGAGCTGCCGGCCCTGCGTGAGCGGGTCGGCGACATCCTGCCGTTGGCCGACTACTTCGTCGGCATCTACAGTGCGCGCCTGGGCCGTCCCCTGCCGTTGATCGGCGAGGCCGCCCAGTTGGCTCTCGAAGCCCACACCTGGCCAGGCAACACGCGGGAACTGGAAAACGTCATTCACTTTGCGCTGCTGGTGGGGCAGGGCGATGAAGTATTGCCGGAGCACCTCGGGCTACCCGATACCGCGCCCTTGGCCAGTCTGGAAACCGTACTCGAGCAACTGACGCAGGTGCGCGAGCCGTCTACGGTCGAAGGGGTACGCCGTGTGTTGGAAGCCGCGTTGGCGCGTTTGCCAGGTCAATGA
- a CDS encoding alpha/beta hydrolase, whose product MRNESIRYLIVPGWQGSPDNHWQSHWQRSLPNSLRVEQRDWLTPQRHEWVRTLEQAIDAEPSPVILIAHSLGCITVAQWAAQASPRLLRRVQGALLVAPADVERPACAPALRNFAPIPLQRLPFPSQVVSSDNDPAVSVPRALYLARAWGAETGLLSNAGHINVRSGHERWEQGFAYLYRLQSRIEQRGLRRA is encoded by the coding sequence ATGCGCAACGAATCCATTCGCTACCTCATTGTGCCGGGTTGGCAAGGATCGCCAGACAATCATTGGCAAAGCCATTGGCAACGCAGCCTGCCCAACAGCCTGCGCGTCGAGCAGCGCGATTGGCTCACGCCCCAGCGCCATGAGTGGGTGCGTACGCTGGAGCAGGCCATCGATGCCGAGCCTTCGCCCGTGATCCTGATTGCCCACAGCCTGGGTTGCATCACCGTCGCGCAGTGGGCAGCCCAGGCCAGCCCGCGCCTGCTGCGTCGGGTGCAGGGGGCCTTGCTGGTGGCACCGGCCGACGTCGAGCGTCCGGCCTGTGCGCCTGCCTTGCGCAACTTCGCACCGATCCCTCTGCAGCGGCTGCCTTTCCCCAGCCAGGTGGTCAGTTCCGACAACGATCCGGCGGTCAGCGTCCCGCGTGCCTTGTACCTGGCACGGGCCTGGGGTGCGGAAACCGGGCTGCTGTCCAATGCCGGTCACATCAACGTCAGGTCGGGCCATGAACGCTGGGAACAGGGTTTCGCCTACCTTTACCGCCTGCAAAGCCGTATCGAACAGCGCGGTCTGCGTCGCGCCTGA
- a CDS encoding sulfate ABC transporter permease encodes MSRRISPVIPGFGLTLGYTLVYLSLIVLIPLAAMFVHAAQLTWDQFWAIVSAPRVIAALKLSFGTALCAALINGVIGTLLAWVLVRYTFPGRKIIDAMIDLPFALPTAVAGIALTALYAPAGWVGQFATDLGLKIAYTPLGITLALTFVTLPFVVRTVQPVLADIPREVEEAAACLGARPLQVFRHVLAPALLPAWLTGFALAFARGVGEYGSVIFIAGNMPMKTEILPLLIMVKLDQYDYTGATAIGVLMLVVSFILLLLINLLQRRIETP; translated from the coding sequence ATGTCACGACGCATTTCCCCTGTCATACCCGGCTTCGGGCTGACACTGGGCTACACCTTGGTGTACCTCAGCCTGATCGTTCTCATTCCCTTGGCGGCCATGTTCGTGCACGCCGCGCAGCTGACCTGGGATCAGTTCTGGGCCATCGTCAGCGCCCCGCGGGTGATCGCCGCGCTCAAGCTGAGCTTCGGTACCGCGCTGTGCGCCGCGCTCATCAACGGCGTCATCGGCACACTGCTGGCCTGGGTGCTGGTGCGCTACACCTTCCCGGGCCGCAAGATCATCGACGCGATGATCGACCTGCCGTTCGCCTTGCCCACCGCCGTTGCCGGCATCGCCCTGACGGCGCTGTACGCACCGGCAGGCTGGGTGGGGCAGTTCGCCACCGACCTGGGCCTCAAGATCGCCTACACCCCGCTCGGCATCACCCTGGCCCTGACCTTCGTCACCCTGCCGTTCGTGGTGCGCACCGTGCAGCCGGTCCTGGCCGACATCCCCCGTGAAGTCGAGGAGGCTGCCGCCTGCCTGGGTGCCCGGCCCCTGCAGGTGTTTCGCCACGTGCTGGCCCCGGCCCTGCTGCCGGCCTGGCTGACCGGCTTCGCCCTGGCGTTCGCGCGAGGGGTCGGCGAGTACGGCTCGGTGATCTTCATCGCCGGCAACATGCCGATGAAGACCGAGATCCTGCCGCTGCTGATCATGGTCAAGCTCGACCAGTACGACTACACCGGCGCGACGGCCATCGGCGTGCTGATGCTGGTGGTGTCCTTCATCCTGCTGCTGCTGATCAACCTGCTGCAGCGCCGCATCGAAACCCCTTGA
- a CDS encoding sulfate ABC transporter ATP-binding protein — MSIEVRNVSKRFNSFQALDAINLDINSGELVALLGPSGCGKTTLLRIIAGLETPDQGSIVFHGEDVSGHDVRDRNVGFVFQHYALFRHMSVFDNVAFGLRMKPKGERPNETRIAEKVHELLGMVQLDWLADRYPEQLSGGQRQRIALARALAVEPKVLLLDEPFGALDAKVRKELRRWLARLHEDINLTSVFVTHDQEEAMEVADRIVVMNKGVIEQIGSPGEVYEKPANDFVYHFLGDSNRLSLSEGHHVLFRPHEVSLSRHELEGHHPAEVRDIRPLGATTRVTLKVEGQSELIEAEVVKDHDSLTGLARGEMLFFKPKVWQKLTGA, encoded by the coding sequence ATGTCGATCGAAGTGCGTAACGTCAGCAAGCGTTTCAACAGTTTCCAGGCCCTGGATGCCATCAACCTGGACATCAACAGCGGAGAGCTGGTGGCCTTGCTCGGCCCCTCCGGTTGCGGCAAGACGACCCTGTTGCGGATCATCGCTGGGCTGGAGACCCCGGACCAGGGCAGCATCGTGTTCCATGGCGAGGATGTGTCCGGCCATGACGTGCGCGATCGCAACGTCGGGTTCGTGTTCCAGCACTATGCGCTGTTCCGGCACATGAGCGTGTTCGACAACGTCGCCTTTGGCCTGCGTATGAAGCCCAAGGGCGAGCGTCCGAACGAGACCCGCATCGCCGAGAAGGTCCATGAGCTGCTGGGCATGGTGCAGCTCGACTGGCTGGCCGATCGCTACCCCGAGCAACTGTCCGGGGGACAGCGCCAGCGTATCGCCCTGGCCCGTGCGCTGGCGGTCGAGCCCAAGGTGCTGCTACTCGACGAGCCGTTCGGCGCGCTCGATGCCAAGGTGCGCAAGGAGCTGCGGCGCTGGCTGGCACGCCTGCACGAGGACATCAACCTGACCTCGGTCTTCGTGACTCATGATCAGGAGGAAGCCATGGAGGTGGCCGACCGGATCGTGGTGATGAACAAGGGCGTGATCGAGCAGATCGGCTCGCCGGGGGAGGTCTACGAGAAGCCGGCCAACGATTTCGTCTACCACTTCCTGGGGGATTCCAACCGCTTGAGCCTGAGCGAAGGCCACCATGTGCTGTTCCGACCACACGAGGTTTCCCTGTCGCGTCATGAACTCGAAGGCCATCATCCGGCCGAAGTGCGCGACATTCGTCCCCTGGGGGCCACCACGCGGGTCACGCTCAAGGTGGAAGGGCAAAGCGAGCTGATCGAGGCCGAAGTGGTCAAGGACCATGACAGCCTCACCGGGCTCGCTCGGGGCGAGATGCTGTTCTTCAAGCCGAAGGTCTGGCAGAAGCTGACGGGCGCCTGA
- a CDS encoding sulfate ABC transporter permease, whose amino-acid sequence MSRSTLNAATAANAARRGSATSRRILIFLAWLVFALFLALPLVIVVSQALKNGFGTFFEAIFEPDALAALRLTLLAVAISVPLNLVFGVCAAWCVSKYTFTGKSILVTLIDLPFSVSPVIAGLVYVLMFGAQGLLGPWLQDHDIQIVFALPGIVLATIFVTVPFVARELIPLMQEQGTQEEEAARLLGANGWQMFWHVTVPNIKWGLIYGVVLCTARAMGEFGAVSVVSGHIRGVTNTLPLHVEILYNEYNHVAAFSVASLLLILALFILLLKQWSESRINRLRHAAAED is encoded by the coding sequence ATGTCCCGTTCGACCCTGAACGCCGCCACGGCGGCCAATGCCGCCCGGCGCGGCAGCGCCACCTCGCGGCGCATCCTGATTTTCCTCGCCTGGCTGGTGTTCGCGCTGTTCCTGGCGTTGCCGCTGGTGATCGTCGTGTCCCAGGCGCTGAAGAACGGCTTCGGCACGTTCTTCGAGGCGATCTTCGAGCCCGATGCGTTGGCCGCCCTGCGCCTGACCCTGCTCGCGGTGGCCATCTCCGTCCCGTTGAACCTGGTGTTCGGCGTCTGCGCTGCCTGGTGCGTGAGCAAGTACACGTTCACCGGCAAGAGCATCCTGGTGACCCTGATCGACCTGCCGTTCTCGGTCTCGCCGGTGATCGCCGGCCTGGTCTACGTGCTGATGTTCGGCGCCCAGGGCCTGCTCGGCCCGTGGCTGCAGGACCACGACATCCAGATCGTCTTCGCCCTGCCGGGCATCGTCCTGGCGACCATCTTCGTCACCGTGCCGTTCGTGGCGCGCGAACTGATCCCGCTGATGCAGGAGCAGGGCACGCAGGAAGAGGAGGCCGCGCGCCTGCTCGGTGCCAATGGCTGGCAGATGTTCTGGCATGTGACCGTGCCGAACATCAAGTGGGGCCTGATCTACGGCGTGGTGCTGTGCACGGCGCGGGCCATGGGCGAGTTCGGTGCGGTGTCGGTGGTGTCCGGGCACATCCGCGGCGTGACCAACACCTTGCCGCTGCATGTCGAGATCCTCTACAACGAATACAACCACGTCGCGGCGTTCAGCGTGGCCAGCCTGCTGCTGATCCTGGCGCTGTTCATCCTGCTGCTCAAGCAGTGGAGCGAATCCCGAATCAACCGTCTGCGCCATGCCGCAGCGGAGGACTAA
- a CDS encoding energy transducer TonB, which yields MGNVQSAIRAYDPPRRPAPGDLVELGRTLRLPLLHLRLQRTPNSGMKRRDVIVLGLLVLALHGAVAYWVYQAPTPPLPVEPPKVPPMTIEFAAPAPPVVEPPPPVPVEPPPPPPPPPVVDELAAKPAPKPVPKPKPVPKPAPKPVAKPTPPPAKPVQAPPPVAAPAPPAPAPAKPAPVTPASANAAYLKNPAPDYPQLAQRRGWEGTVTLRVEVLPSGKPGQIQVQKSSGRNVLDEAALAAVKRWSFVPAKQGEIAQVGWVSVPIDFTLR from the coding sequence ATGGGTAATGTCCAGTCGGCCATCAGGGCCTATGACCCACCGAGGCGCCCAGCGCCTGGTGACTTGGTCGAGCTGGGACGTACGCTGCGTCTACCGCTGCTGCACCTGCGTCTGCAACGCACGCCGAACAGCGGCATGAAACGGCGTGACGTCATCGTGCTGGGCCTGCTGGTGCTGGCGCTGCACGGTGCAGTCGCCTACTGGGTCTATCAGGCGCCGACGCCCCCGCTGCCCGTCGAGCCGCCGAAGGTTCCACCCATGACCATCGAGTTCGCCGCGCCGGCGCCGCCCGTGGTCGAGCCACCGCCACCTGTGCCTGTCGAGCCGCCACCGCCGCCACCGCCACCGCCTGTGGTCGATGAGTTGGCTGCCAAGCCTGCGCCCAAGCCCGTTCCCAAACCCAAGCCTGTGCCCAAGCCCGCCCCTAAACCTGTGGCCAAGCCCACGCCGCCGCCTGCAAAGCCCGTCCAGGCACCGCCGCCCGTGGCTGCGCCTGCACCACCGGCACCGGCACCGGCAAAGCCGGCCCCCGTGACACCGGCATCGGCCAATGCGGCCTACCTGAAGAATCCAGCACCCGACTACCCGCAGCTGGCACAGCGTCGCGGTTGGGAAGGCACGGTAACCCTGCGGGTCGAGGTATTGCCCAGTGGCAAGCCAGGCCAGATCCAGGTCCAGAAAAGCAGCGGCCGAAACGTGCTGGACGAGGCTGCCCTGGCCGCCGTCAAGCGCTGGAGCTTCGTGCCTGCCAAACAGGGCGAGATCGCCCAGGTCGGCTGGGTCAGCGTGCCCATCGATTTCACCCTTCGTTAA